The Mauremys reevesii isolate NIE-2019 linkage group 13, ASM1616193v1, whole genome shotgun sequence genome contains a region encoding:
- the LOC120380970 gene encoding olfactory receptor 10C1-like — MRKNTSVIEFVILGFSNHPDMNPGLFMVFLCIYIITVLGNILIIIIISVDPVLHTPMYFFLRTLSFLEICYTSVTLPKILANLVSESKTMSFASCAVQMYFSLFFGVTECFLLACMAYDRYSAICNPLHYTAIMNKRVCIRLTAASSICGTLAAMGHTTFVFTLPFCGSNVINHLFCEIQPVLKLVCGDTSWIEILIILGAAFVLILPFMLILVSYTCIISTILKIRSTEGRRRAFSTCSSHLVVVTLFYGTALIMYLRPKSSFSPDVNKLLSLVYSVVTPILNPIIYSLRNKEMKSALRKIGMKIFHSEI, encoded by the coding sequence atgagaaaaaacaCCTCTGTGATTGAGTTTGTCATATTGGGCTTCTCTAATCACCCAGACATGAATCCTGGTTTGTTCATGGTTTTTCTATGTATTTACATCATCACAGTGCTGGGCAACATCCTCATCATTATCATCATAAGTGTGGATCCTGTTCTGCACACTCCTATGTATTTCTTCCTCAGGACCTTGTCTTTCCTGGAGATCTGTTACACATCAGTGACTCTACCCAAGATACTAGCCAACTTGGTCTCAGAGAGTAAAACCATGTCCTTTGCCAGTTGTGCTGTACAGATGTATTTCTCTCTATTCTTCGGTGTTACTGAATGCTTCCTGCTTGCTTGTATGGCCTATGACCGCTACAGTGCCATATGCAATCCATTGCACTACACTGCCATCATGAATAAGAGGGTTTGCATCCGGCTGACAGCTGCCTCATCTATCTGTGGCACCTTGGCGGCCATGGGGCACACAACTTTTGTCTTCACACTTCCTTTTTGTGGATCCAATGTAATCAATCACTTATTTTGTGAAATCCAGCCAGTGCTGAAGCTGGTGTGTGGGGACACCTCTTGGATTGAGATCCTGATAATTTTGGGTGCTGCCTTCGTCCTCATACTGCCTTTCATGCTGATCCTGGTGTCCTACACCTgtatcatctccaccatcctgaaaATTAGGTCCACTGAAGGCAGGCGcagagccttctccacctgctcctcacaCCTTGTCGTGGTAACATTGTTCTATGGGACGGCCCTTATCATGTATCTGCGTCCCAAGTCCAGCTTCTCTCCAGATGTGAACAAGTTACTCTCTCTGGTCTACTCAGTGGTGACTCCGATTTTGAACCCCATTATCTACAGCCTCAGGAACAAGGagatgaaaagtgctttgaggaAAATAGGGATGA